From one [Ruminococcus] lactaris ATCC 29176 genomic stretch:
- the murD gene encoding UDP-N-acetylmuramoyl-L-alanine--D-glutamate ligase yields MKIKEKKVLVFGSGISGEAACSLLLREGAEVVLYDGNDKLDREEILSKIPESGNGSLQILLGTLADEKKAQLLKTLDLVVMSPGVPTDLPIVNEMRDRGIPIWGEIELAYEAGKGEVLAITGTNGKTTTTSLLGQIMKNYTENTYVVGNIGNPYTSVALETTEDSVIVAEMSSFQLETIETFRPRVSAILNITPDHLNRHHTMEAYIAAKENIAKNQTEEDTCVLNYEDAVTRQFGETLKAKVLYFSSQRILEEGIYLDGEKIVLSLNGEKTEICTVNELNILGTHNHENAMAAAAMAAAYGVPVEIIRKTLKEFQGVEHRIEFVAEKDGVVYYNDSKGTNPDAAIKGIQAMNRPTVLIGGGYDKDSAYDEWINAFDGKVKKLVLIGATREKIAQTAEKLGFHEIVMADTFEEAFEKCVEYAEPGDAVLLSPACASWGMFKNYEQRGDKFKELVNQL; encoded by the coding sequence ATGAAGATCAAAGAAAAAAAGGTACTTGTATTTGGTTCAGGAATCAGTGGAGAAGCGGCATGCAGTCTGTTGCTCCGGGAAGGTGCAGAAGTCGTACTTTATGATGGGAATGATAAGCTGGACAGAGAAGAGATCCTGTCAAAGATCCCGGAATCCGGGAATGGCAGTTTACAGATTCTTCTTGGTACACTTGCGGACGAAAAAAAGGCACAGCTGCTGAAGACACTGGATCTGGTTGTTATGAGTCCGGGAGTTCCGACCGATCTTCCGATTGTGAATGAGATGAGAGACCGGGGAATCCCGATCTGGGGGGAAATCGAACTGGCATATGAAGCAGGAAAGGGAGAGGTTCTTGCGATTACCGGAACCAACGGAAAGACGACGACAACTTCTCTGCTTGGTCAGATCATGAAGAACTATACAGAGAATACATATGTAGTTGGAAATATTGGAAATCCTTATACCAGTGTGGCACTTGAGACAACAGAAGATTCTGTGATCGTGGCAGAGATGAGCAGTTTTCAGCTTGAGACGATTGAGACATTCCGTCCGCGTGTCAGTGCGATCCTGAATATCACACCGGATCATCTGAACCGTCACCATACAATGGAAGCTTATATTGCAGCGAAAGAGAATATTGCAAAGAACCAGACGGAAGAGGATACGTGCGTTCTGAATTACGAAGATGCAGTGACACGTCAGTTTGGTGAGACATTGAAAGCAAAGGTTCTATATTTCAGCAGCCAGCGTATACTGGAAGAGGGAATCTATCTGGACGGAGAGAAGATCGTGCTGAGCCTGAATGGTGAAAAGACAGAGATCTGTACAGTCAATGAACTGAATATTCTCGGTACGCATAATCATGAAAATGCGATGGCAGCAGCAGCGATGGCAGCAGCTTATGGAGTACCGGTTGAGATCATCCGAAAGACCTTGAAGGAATTTCAGGGAGTAGAGCATCGGATTGAATTTGTGGCAGAAAAAGACGGCGTTGTTTATTATAATGATTCCAAGGGAACGAACCCGGATGCTGCGATCAAGGGAATCCAGGCAATGAACCGCCCAACGGTACTGATCGGTGGAGGATATGATAAAGATTCTGCATATGATGAATGGATCAATGCGTTTGACGGAAAGGTCAAAAAGCTGGTTCTGATCGGAGCTACAAGAGAAAAGATCGCACAGACGGCTGAGAAACTCGGATTTCATGAGATCGTAATGGCAGATACATTTGAAGAGGCATTTGAAAAATGCGTTGAGTATGCAGAACCGGGAGATGCAGTACTTCTTTCACCGGCATGTGCAAGCTGGGGAATGTTCAAAAATTATGAGCAGCGTGGAGATAAATTCAAAGAACTTGTAAATCAGTTATAA
- the mraY gene encoding phospho-N-acetylmuramoyl-pentapeptide-transferase produces MNSHIVIPVLISFAISLILGPVVIPFLRKLKMGQTERVEGVQSHLKKAGTPTMGGVIILASVAVTSLIYVKDYPQIIPVLFLTVGFGLIGFLDDYLKVVMNRSDGLYPMQKMALQIVVTAIFAYYLVKVAKVPLTMIVPFTHGYELNLGWLAIPVLFFAVIGTVNGTNFTDGLDGLASSVTVLVATFFTVVAVGTKSGLEPITCAVVGALMGFLLFNVYPASVFMGDTGSLALGGFVAGTAYMMRMPLFILIVGFIYLAEVISVILQVTYFKKTGGKRLFKMAPIHHHFELCGWSETRVVAVFSIITAILCLIALMGV; encoded by the coding sequence ATGAACAGTCATATAGTAATTCCGGTATTGATTTCATTTGCGATCAGTCTGATCCTCGGACCGGTCGTGATCCCGTTTTTAAGAAAGCTGAAGATGGGGCAGACAGAGAGGGTAGAAGGAGTCCAGTCGCATCTGAAGAAGGCAGGGACGCCTACCATGGGAGGCGTGATCATCCTTGCATCCGTTGCGGTCACATCTCTGATCTATGTAAAAGATTACCCGCAGATCATTCCGGTTCTGTTCCTTACCGTTGGGTTCGGACTGATCGGTTTTCTGGATGACTATCTGAAGGTAGTCATGAATCGTTCGGATGGACTTTATCCAATGCAGAAGATGGCATTGCAGATCGTAGTGACGGCGATCTTTGCATATTATCTCGTAAAAGTGGCAAAGGTTCCGCTGACCATGATCGTTCCGTTTACGCACGGGTACGAACTGAATCTTGGATGGCTTGCAATTCCGGTACTGTTCTTTGCAGTGATCGGTACTGTGAATGGTACGAATTTTACAGACGGACTGGACGGACTTGCCTCCAGCGTCACAGTACTGGTTGCAACATTTTTTACAGTTGTAGCGGTTGGAACAAAGAGTGGACTGGAACCGATCACCTGTGCGGTTGTAGGAGCATTGATGGGATTCCTGCTTTTTAATGTTTATCCGGCGAGTGTATTCATGGGCGATACAGGATCACTTGCACTGGGCGGTTTTGTAGCTGGAACTGCCTATATGATGAGAATGCCGTTATTTATTCTCATTGTGGGATTTATCTATCTTGCAGAGGTGATTTCAGTAATTCTGCAGGTAACATATTTTAAGAAGACAGGCGGAAAGAGACTCTTTAAGATGGCTCCGATCCATCATCACTTTGAGTTGTGCGGATGGTCTGAGACGAGAGTTGTAGCTGTATTTTCGATCATTACGGCAATCCTTTGCCTGATTGCTCTTATGGGGGTATAA
- a CDS encoding peptidoglycan D,D-transpeptidase FtsI family protein, giving the protein MKNKTYNKKKMLVVFSIAVVLIVSLMARLFYLMVFDAEHYQKLAKDLHERERKIKAARGEILDRNGVVLAANKTVCTISVIHSQVTEPEKVARILAEELEMDESKIAEKIQKVTSMEKIRTNVEKETGDRIRDYDLDGVKVDEDFKRYYPYRDLASRVLGFTGGDNQGIIGLEVKYEEYLKGINGTILTVTDARGIELEGVAEDRIEPVAGGNLRISMDYNIQSFCQQAAEKVLEEKQADSVSVLLMNPQNGEILAMVNVPEFNLNTPYELNTEVAEEPLSDVELQERLNRMWRNECINDTYEPGSTFKIITSSACLEEGVVSLSDTFSCPGYRVVEDRRIRCHKVGGHGQETFIQGIQNSCNPVFIDIGLRLGADRFYEYFKQFGLLGLTNVDLPGEAGTIMHKKEDIGLVELATMSFGQSFQITPIQMATTVSSLVNGGKRVTPHFGISIEDGEGTVLEQFQYEEKKGIVSEKTSETMRMLLKSVVEEGSGRNGAVEGYSVGGKTATSQTLPRSANKYISSFIGFAPAENPQVLGIVVIRNPQGVYYGGTIAAPVLRSIYDNVLPYLGIEKS; this is encoded by the coding sequence ATGAAAAATAAGACCTATAATAAAAAGAAAATGCTGGTTGTATTTTCAATCGCAGTTGTGTTGATCGTTTCTCTTATGGCGAGATTATTTTATCTGATGGTATTTGATGCAGAACATTATCAGAAACTGGCAAAGGATCTTCATGAGCGGGAACGGAAGATCAAAGCAGCCAGAGGAGAGATCCTGGACCGTAATGGAGTTGTCCTGGCAGCCAACAAGACGGTCTGTACGATCTCCGTGATCCACAGCCAGGTGACCGAACCGGAAAAAGTAGCCAGGATCCTTGCAGAAGAACTGGAAATGGATGAGAGTAAAATCGCAGAGAAAATACAAAAAGTCACATCCATGGAGAAAATCAGGACAAATGTAGAAAAAGAGACAGGTGACAGAATCCGGGATTATGATCTGGACGGAGTGAAAGTGGATGAAGACTTTAAAAGATATTATCCTTATCGTGACCTGGCTTCCAGAGTCCTTGGATTTACCGGTGGAGATAATCAGGGAATCATTGGCCTGGAAGTGAAATATGAAGAGTATCTGAAAGGAATCAATGGAACGATCTTAACAGTGACAGACGCAAGAGGGATTGAACTGGAAGGAGTCGCTGAAGACCGGATCGAGCCGGTAGCAGGAGGAAATCTGCGGATCAGTATGGATTATAATATTCAGAGTTTCTGTCAGCAGGCGGCGGAAAAAGTCCTGGAAGAAAAGCAGGCAGACAGTGTCTCTGTCCTGCTCATGAATCCACAGAACGGAGAAATCCTGGCGATGGTGAATGTGCCGGAATTTAATCTGAATACACCCTATGAACTGAATACCGAAGTGGCAGAAGAACCTCTTTCTGATGTAGAATTACAGGAACGGCTGAACCGGATGTGGAGAAATGAATGTATTAATGATACCTATGAACCTGGATCTACTTTTAAGATCATTACATCATCAGCCTGCCTGGAGGAAGGAGTGGTGTCACTTTCTGATACATTTTCCTGCCCAGGATACCGGGTGGTGGAAGACCGCAGGATTCGGTGCCACAAGGTGGGCGGACATGGGCAGGAAACTTTTATACAGGGGATTCAGAATTCCTGTAATCCGGTTTTTATAGATATTGGTCTGCGGCTGGGGGCAGACCGTTTTTATGAATATTTTAAGCAGTTTGGCTTACTGGGGCTGACCAATGTGGATCTGCCGGGAGAAGCGGGAACGATTATGCATAAAAAGGAAGATATCGGACTGGTGGAACTTGCAACGATGTCTTTCGGCCAGTCTTTTCAGATCACACCGATTCAGATGGCAACGACAGTCAGTTCCCTGGTCAATGGTGGAAAAAGAGTCACGCCGCATTTTGGAATTTCCATTGAAGACGGAGAAGGAACGGTACTGGAACAGTTTCAGTATGAAGAGAAAAAAGGGATCGTATCAGAAAAAACTTCAGAAACCATGCGGATGCTTTTAAAGAGTGTGGTGGAAGAAGGATCCGGAAGAAACGGAGCGGTGGAGGGGTATTCTGTCGGAGGAAAAACTGCAACGTCCCAGACACTTCCAAGAAGTGCAAATAAATATATTTCTTCCTTTATAGGGTTTGCCCCGGCGGAAAATCCACAGGTTCTCGGAATCGTGGTGATCCGTAATCCACAGGGAGTTTATTATGGCGGTACGATCGCTGCACCGGTGTTACGCAGCATTTATGATAACGTGCTGCCGTATCTCGGGATTGAAAAAAGCTGA
- a CDS encoding peptidoglycan D,D-transpeptidase FtsI family protein produces MAGRKRKNRFEFLTRKFPVRMQRKLVMLFMAVILAFVVLIGRITYINVTKGSKYTKKVLDQQNYGSRVIPYKRGDIVDRNGTKIATSERVYNVILDVKVMTDKDKYIEPTIQVLKDCFGIDEAQIRDLISTNPESRYSIVKKGIDYAAAKKFNEIDADDENYPNVKGIWLEDDYTRLYPYNRLASSTIGFTNSEGEGSFGIENAYNAVLSGTDGREYGYFDSGSSSSAEHTVKAAKNGDTVVTTIDVSLQKIVEDKILAFNQAHAGEARSGEPGSKNTAVMIMNPNTGEILAQASYPDYDLNNPADLSAIYSEDTINGMTEEEKTEKRNQMWRNFCISDTYEPGSTMKPFTVAAGLESGTLTGNETYYCGGSLRVADYDIGCHLRSGHGMETIQDAIANSCNVALMTMAESIGVDHFTRYQHIFGFGEYTGIDLPGEAGTAGLLYTADNMTAVDLATNSFGQSFNVTMVQLITGFSSLINGGYYYEPHVVKQIQDQNGNVIETKDPVLLRKTVSAETSTMLKSYMKATMEYGTGKKAAVEGYDIGAKTGTAQKIPRKEGKYLLSYIGYAPQENPEVVVYVVIDEPNVSAQDNSLLVLELAKSIMEEAFPYLGITTIQESEQIKAADAAAAAQAEGKDFGDTEYSDFDENYTDTYDKKTDSSADENYKPDLDSWATVNNGD; encoded by the coding sequence ATGGCAGGAAGAAAAAGAAAGAACAGATTTGAATTTCTGACAAGAAAATTTCCGGTAAGGATGCAACGAAAGCTGGTAATGCTATTTATGGCAGTTATACTGGCTTTTGTTGTTCTTATTGGAAGGATTACTTATATTAATGTGACCAAGGGCAGCAAATATACCAAAAAAGTACTGGATCAGCAAAATTATGGAAGCAGGGTCATCCCCTATAAAAGAGGAGATATTGTTGACCGAAACGGTACGAAGATCGCTACAAGCGAGAGGGTATATAACGTAATCCTGGATGTCAAAGTTATGACGGACAAAGATAAATACATAGAACCTACGATCCAGGTCCTGAAGGACTGCTTTGGAATTGATGAAGCACAGATCAGGGATCTGATCAGTACCAATCCGGAGAGCCGGTACAGTATTGTAAAAAAAGGGATTGATTATGCAGCTGCAAAGAAATTTAATGAGATCGATGCAGATGATGAGAATTATCCCAATGTAAAGGGAATCTGGCTGGAAGATGACTACACCCGGCTTTATCCGTATAACCGGCTGGCGAGCAGCACGATCGGTTTTACCAATTCAGAAGGCGAGGGCTCTTTTGGCATAGAGAATGCATATAATGCAGTACTGAGTGGTACAGATGGAAGAGAATATGGCTATTTTGATTCCGGGTCTTCCTCTTCAGCAGAGCATACAGTGAAAGCAGCAAAGAATGGAGATACGGTTGTGACGACCATTGATGTGAGCCTGCAGAAGATTGTGGAAGATAAGATCCTGGCATTTAATCAGGCCCATGCCGGTGAGGCAAGGAGCGGAGAGCCGGGAAGTAAAAATACAGCAGTCATGATCATGAATCCAAATACAGGTGAGATTCTGGCACAGGCATCTTACCCGGATTATGACCTGAACAATCCGGCAGATCTGTCTGCAATTTATTCAGAAGATACGATCAACGGAATGACTGAGGAAGAGAAGACGGAAAAAAGGAATCAGATGTGGAGAAACTTCTGCATCAGTGATACCTATGAGCCGGGTTCGACGATGAAACCGTTTACGGTTGCAGCCGGGCTGGAAAGCGGAACACTGACCGGAAATGAAACGTATTATTGTGGTGGATCACTGAGAGTGGCAGATTATGATATCGGATGCCATCTGCGGTCAGGACATGGAATGGAAACGATCCAGGATGCAATCGCAAATTCATGTAATGTGGCACTGATGACGATGGCAGAAAGTATCGGAGTGGATCATTTCACAAGATATCAGCATATTTTTGGTTTTGGGGAATATACAGGCATTGATCTTCCGGGGGAGGCCGGAACTGCGGGACTTCTATATACGGCAGACAATATGACAGCAGTGGATCTGGCTACCAACTCTTTTGGTCAGAGTTTTAATGTGACGATGGTACAGCTTATTACCGGATTTTCATCACTGATCAACGGCGGATATTATTATGAACCACATGTAGTAAAGCAGATCCAGGATCAGAATGGAAATGTGATCGAGACAAAAGATCCGGTTCTTTTACGAAAGACTGTTTCAGCGGAAACTTCCACGATGCTGAAATCCTATATGAAAGCAACCATGGAGTACGGTACCGGAAAAAAGGCGGCAGTAGAAGGATACGATATCGGAGCAAAAACCGGAACAGCACAGAAGATTCCGAGAAAAGAGGGAAAATATCTTCTGTCCTATATCGGATATGCACCACAGGAAAATCCGGAAGTAGTGGTGTATGTTGTGATTGATGAGCCGAATGTTTCGGCACAGGACAACAGTCTTCTTGTCCTGGAACTTGCAAAATCGATCATGGAAGAAGCATTCCCTTATCTTGGAATTACGACGATCCAGGAGAGTGAGCAGATCAAAGCAGCAGATGCGGCGGCTGCGGCACAGGCGGAAGGAAAGGATTTCGGAGATACGGAGTACTCTGATTTCGATGAAAATTATACAGATACATATGATAAAAAGACAGACTCTTCTGCAGATGAAAACTACAAACCGGATCTGGACAGTTGGGCAACTGTGAACAACGGAGATTAA
- the rsmH gene encoding 16S rRNA (cytosine(1402)-N(4))-methyltransferase RsmH gives MAFEHISVLLYETVDGLNVKPDGIYVDATLGGGGHAYEVCSRLGSQGRLIGIDQDADAIRAAGKRLECFGEKVTIVRSNYCDMKQQLQKLGIDKVDGITVDLGVSSYQLDTAERGFSYRVDAPLDMRMDQRQKMTARDIINDYSESELYRVIRDYGEDRFAKNIAKHIVAERKKAPIETTGQLNEIISHAIPMKVRKTSGHPSKRTFQAIRIELNHELDVLRDTLDDMIELLNPGGRLCIITFHSLEDRIVKSSFRKNENPCTCPSHFPVCVCGNVSKGKVITRKPILPSEEELEVNSRSKSAKLRIFERA, from the coding sequence ATGGCATTCGAGCATATATCAGTACTGTTGTATGAGACCGTGGACGGGCTGAACGTAAAACCGGATGGCATCTATGTGGATGCAACATTAGGTGGAGGCGGACATGCTTATGAAGTCTGCAGTCGACTGGGCAGTCAGGGGAGATTAATAGGAATAGATCAGGACGCCGATGCAATCAGGGCAGCGGGAAAACGTCTGGAATGCTTCGGGGAGAAAGTCACGATAGTCAGGAGCAACTATTGCGATATGAAGCAGCAGCTCCAGAAACTGGGCATTGATAAAGTGGATGGGATCACGGTGGATCTGGGAGTTTCATCGTATCAGTTAGATACTGCAGAAAGAGGATTTTCCTATCGGGTGGATGCACCGCTTGATATGAGGATGGATCAGAGACAGAAGATGACAGCCCGTGACATTATCAATGATTACAGTGAATCAGAACTTTATCGGGTGATACGCGACTACGGAGAAGACCGGTTTGCAAAGAACATTGCAAAGCATATTGTCGCAGAACGGAAAAAAGCACCGATAGAGACAACAGGACAACTGAATGAGATCATCAGCCATGCGATTCCGATGAAAGTCCGGAAAACGTCAGGACATCCGTCCAAAAGGACATTTCAGGCGATCAGGATTGAGCTGAATCATGAATTGGATGTATTGCGAGATACATTGGATGACATGATTGAACTGCTGAATCCGGGTGGAAGACTGTGCATTATTACGTTTCATTCACTGGAGGACAGAATCGTCAAGAGTTCTTTCAGAAAAAATGAGAATCCTTGTACCTGTCCGAGCCATTTCCCGGTTTGCGTATGTGGAAATGTATCAAAGGGAAAGGTGATCACCAGAAAGCCAATTCTTCCGTCGGAAGAAGAGCTGGAGGTAAACAGTCGTTCAAAAAGTGCGAAGCTCAGAATTTTTGAACGTGCTTAG
- the mraZ gene encoding division/cell wall cluster transcriptional repressor MraZ, whose translation MLLGEYNHNIDEKGRLIIPAKLREGLGDSFVICNGLEGCLFVYSQEEWNKFVAELESLPRMNKDARMFKRYFFGSANEGSFDRQGRVLVPTSLRKAAHLEKEVVLVGVQDRVEIWDKALWEEKSQISEEDLDAIAERMEAIGIRI comes from the coding sequence ATGTTATTAGGAGAGTATAATCATAACATTGATGAAAAGGGCAGATTAATCATTCCGGCCAAATTAAGAGAAGGGCTGGGTGACAGCTTCGTTATCTGTAATGGACTGGAAGGCTGTCTTTTTGTGTACTCTCAGGAAGAATGGAACAAATTCGTTGCCGAACTCGAGTCTTTACCACGGATGAACAAGGATGCCAGAATGTTCAAGCGTTATTTTTTCGGAAGTGCAAATGAGGGAAGTTTTGACAGGCAGGGGAGAGTGCTTGTTCCTACGTCACTCAGAAAAGCAGCACATCTTGAGAAGGAAGTGGTACTTGTAGGAGTACAGGACCGCGTTGAGATCTGGGATAAAGCTCTTTGGGAAGAAAAGAGTCAGATCAGTGAAGAAGATTTGGATGCGATTGCGGAACGCATGGAAGCGATAGGAATACGCATCTGA
- a CDS encoding DegV family protein, giving the protein MEYRIVVDSCGELTDEMKKSGIYKTASLSMEVDGVHIQDDESFDQADFLKRVAESSECPKSSCPSPEKYMELYHCEAERVYAVTLSAELSGSHNSAELGRKLYEEEYGRKQIHVFNSRSASVGESLIALKIQECEEKGMEFEEVIASVDRYIEEQHTYFVLENLDTLRKNGRLTGLKSLAVSALNIKPVMGANPEGQICQLGQGRGMKKALAKMAEQIAADAINPTEKILAISHCNCPERAMAVEKLIREKINVKESFIVDTAGISSMYANDGGIIVVL; this is encoded by the coding sequence ATGGAGTACAGAATAGTTGTAGATAGTTGTGGAGAACTGACTGATGAGATGAAGAAGAGTGGAATCTATAAGACGGCATCTCTGAGTATGGAGGTAGATGGTGTCCATATTCAGGATGATGAATCTTTTGATCAGGCAGATTTCCTGAAGCGGGTTGCCGAAAGTTCGGAATGCCCGAAGTCTTCCTGCCCATCACCGGAGAAATATATGGAGCTGTATCATTGCGAAGCGGAGCGGGTTTATGCCGTGACGCTTTCGGCAGAACTGAGCGGTTCTCATAACAGTGCAGAGCTTGGAAGAAAGTTATATGAAGAAGAGTATGGCAGGAAACAGATCCATGTCTTTAATTCAAGATCAGCATCGGTCGGAGAATCTCTGATCGCATTGAAGATTCAGGAATGTGAAGAAAAGGGAATGGAGTTTGAAGAAGTAATCGCAAGTGTTGACCGGTATATCGAGGAACAGCATACTTATTTTGTGCTTGAGAATCTTGATACGCTGCGGAAGAACGGAAGACTGACAGGACTGAAATCGCTGGCGGTGAGTGCCCTGAATATCAAGCCGGTCATGGGGGCGAACCCGGAAGGTCAGATCTGTCAGCTTGGACAGGGAAGAGGCATGAAGAAAGCTCTGGCGAAGATGGCAGAACAGATCGCCGCAGATGCGATCAATCCGACGGAAAAGATTCTTGCAATTTCTCATTGCAACTGTCCTGAACGTGCGATGGCTGTGGAAAAGCTGATCCGTGAGAAGATAAATGTAAAAGAAAGCTTTATTGTAGATACGGCAGGAATCAGCAGTATGTATGCAAATGACGGTGGAATAATAGTTGTACTTTAA
- a CDS encoding FtsW/RodA/SpoVE family cell cycle protein, translating into MGNKRRNLGDTQPMQPVNPQRAERAERRTQRGQKNYREAYERELEYRRAVSRTPAPQNRSGQRSRSRQQESSLSAIIQQMRKKKKKEGTKYFDYDLLLVIIFLMCFGLIMLYSTSAYTAQVENGNDMFYFTKQAIIGAVGILIMLAVSKIDYHIYAAFHTEIFLVAMVLMALVKTPLGMELNGARRWIQLPGNMSFQPAEVTKIAVILFISYKLCEYGKKAYGIRGWLKIGAYGVVAAGGVFVLTDNLSTAIIVMAITVLLLFLVHPKTKRFVVFACVVLVLAVIVVVYLKIQISDMATSTDFRMRRIIAWLNPEANSDKDSYQFLQGLYAIGSGGFFGKGLGNSTQKLSAIPEAQNDMILTVICEELGVFGAILILCLFGFMLYRLMFIARNAPDLYGSLIAAGIFSHIALQVILNIAVVTGLIPTTGVTLPFISYGGTAVVFLLAEMGIALGISSKIELKD; encoded by the coding sequence ATGGGGAATAAAAGAAGAAATCTTGGGGATACGCAGCCGATGCAGCCGGTGAATCCGCAAAGAGCAGAGAGAGCGGAGCGAAGAACGCAGCGGGGGCAGAAAAATTACCGGGAAGCGTATGAGCGTGAACTGGAATACAGAAGAGCAGTATCAAGAACACCCGCACCGCAGAACCGCTCCGGACAGAGATCACGCAGCAGGCAGCAGGAAAGCAGCTTAAGTGCAATCATACAGCAGATGAGAAAAAAGAAGAAAAAAGAAGGAACGAAGTACTTTGACTATGATCTTTTACTGGTGATCATTTTCCTGATGTGTTTTGGACTGATCATGCTGTACAGTACAAGTGCATATACCGCACAGGTTGAGAACGGAAATGATATGTTCTATTTTACGAAGCAGGCGATCATCGGGGCAGTGGGGATTCTGATCATGCTTGCTGTATCGAAGATAGATTATCATATTTATGCTGCATTTCACACGGAGATTTTTCTGGTGGCAATGGTTCTGATGGCACTGGTAAAGACTCCTTTGGGAATGGAACTCAACGGTGCAAGGAGATGGATCCAGTTGCCTGGAAATATGTCCTTTCAGCCGGCAGAGGTGACGAAGATCGCAGTGATCCTTTTCATTTCATATAAATTGTGTGAATATGGAAAAAAAGCTTACGGCATCAGGGGCTGGCTTAAGATCGGGGCTTATGGGGTTGTGGCTGCAGGCGGTGTCTTTGTGCTTACGGATAATCTGAGTACAGCGATCATTGTCATGGCGATCACGGTTCTGCTCCTGTTTTTAGTACATCCAAAGACAAAACGGTTTGTCGTTTTTGCATGTGTGGTATTGGTTCTGGCAGTTATTGTGGTAGTTTATCTGAAAATACAGATCAGTGATATGGCAACGAGTACGGATTTCCGTATGCGGAGGATCATTGCATGGCTGAATCCGGAAGCAAATTCAGACAAGGACAGTTATCAGTTCCTTCAGGGCTTATATGCAATCGGATCAGGTGGATTTTTCGGGAAAGGTCTCGGGAACAGTACCCAGAAATTAAGTGCGATCCCGGAGGCACAGAATGATATGATCCTGACGGTGATCTGCGAAGAACTGGGAGTATTCGGAGCGATCCTGATCCTCTGTCTGTTTGGATTCATGCTTTACCGGCTGATGTTTATTGCAAGAAATGCACCGGATCTTTATGGATCTCTGATCGCAGCGGGCATCTTTTCGCATATTGCTCTGCAGGTGATCTTAAATATTGCAGTCGTGACCGGTCTGATCCCTACCACAGGAGTTACACTTCCATTTATCAGTTACGGAGGTACAGCAGTCGTCTTCCTTTTAGCAGAGATGGGGATTGCACTTGGGATCTCATCAAAAATAGAATTAAAAGATTAA